In the Devosia sp. SL43 genome, one interval contains:
- a CDS encoding FGGY family carbohydrate kinase, which produces MPTHILVIDQSTTATRALVFDPAQDIVGEGSMEVTQHQFEPDRVEQVPEEIWATCLWACETAIRRAGITARDIAGIGIANQRSTVVVWDRATGRAIHNAIVWRDQRTASACGELFHAGHEPMVRKKTGLLIHPFFSALKIKWLLDNVEGARERAERGELAFGTIDSFLIWRLTGGKVHATDATNAAQTSLFDIGTNNWDSELLDLFAVPSQILPEVKDSADDYGASEADIFGAPVPILGVVGNQQAALIGQACFAPGMLKATYDEHCFAMLNTGDDIVNSDNRLLTTIAYRLDGKPTYAIEGAVVFVGGGLQWLHDDIALIDNWGQLDGLAASSDPALPIYMVPGFIGGGADWLEVEARGAIIGLSLGTRPADLVRAALEAAGYQSHDLFKTMREDWGSTSDVIIRADGDVTASDWNMQFLADITLMPVVRTNSSEIIAMGAAWLAAWRAGLWPDQADFASRRYKSREFHPRMAEDQRQAKLAGWRDATGRVAPLPR; this is translated from the coding sequence ATGCCCACCCATATCCTCGTCATCGACCAGAGCACGACAGCGACACGGGCGCTTGTCTTCGACCCCGCGCAGGATATTGTCGGCGAAGGCAGCATGGAGGTCACCCAGCACCAGTTCGAGCCCGACCGGGTAGAGCAGGTGCCGGAGGAAATCTGGGCGACCTGCCTGTGGGCCTGCGAAACGGCAATCCGGCGCGCCGGCATCACAGCCCGCGACATTGCCGGCATTGGCATTGCCAACCAGCGTTCGACGGTCGTCGTCTGGGATCGCGCCACAGGGCGAGCCATCCACAATGCCATCGTCTGGCGCGACCAGCGAACCGCCTCCGCCTGTGGCGAGCTGTTCCATGCCGGCCACGAACCGATGGTTCGCAAGAAGACGGGTCTGCTGATCCATCCGTTCTTCTCCGCGCTCAAGATCAAATGGCTGCTCGACAATGTCGAGGGCGCGCGTGAACGAGCCGAGCGCGGCGAACTGGCATTCGGAACGATCGACAGTTTCCTGATCTGGCGGCTGACCGGTGGCAAGGTGCATGCCACCGATGCGACCAATGCGGCCCAGACGTCCCTGTTCGATATCGGCACCAACAATTGGGACAGCGAACTGCTCGATCTCTTCGCCGTGCCATCGCAAATCCTGCCCGAGGTGAAGGACAGTGCTGACGACTATGGGGCCTCCGAGGCTGACATTTTCGGCGCCCCGGTACCCATCCTGGGCGTCGTCGGCAATCAGCAGGCGGCGCTGATCGGCCAGGCCTGCTTCGCGCCCGGCATGCTCAAGGCCACCTATGACGAGCACTGCTTTGCCATGCTCAATACCGGCGACGACATCGTCAACTCGGACAATCGCCTGCTGACCACCATTGCCTACCGGCTCGACGGCAAGCCGACCTACGCCATTGAGGGCGCGGTGGTATTCGTCGGCGGCGGGCTGCAATGGCTGCATGACGACATCGCGCTGATCGACAATTGGGGCCAACTCGACGGCCTGGCTGCGTCGTCGGACCCGGCCTTGCCGATTTATATGGTCCCCGGCTTCATCGGCGGCGGCGCCGACTGGCTCGAAGTCGAAGCCCGTGGCGCCATCATCGGCCTGAGCCTTGGTACACGACCCGCCGACCTGGTGCGGGCTGCGCTCGAAGCGGCCGGCTATCAGTCGCATGACCTGTTCAAGACCATGCGCGAGGACTGGGGCAGCACCAGCGATGTCATCATCCGGGCCGATGGCGACGTGACGGCGTCGGACTGGAACATGCAATTTCTGGCCGACATTACCCTGATGCCGGTGGTGCGCACGAACTCGTCGGAAATCATTGCGATGGGCGCCGCCTGGCTCGCAGCCTGGCGCGCCGGGCTGTGGCCCGACCAGGCAGACTTCGCCAGCCGCCGTTACAAGAGCCGGGAGTTTCACCCGCGCATGGCTGAGGACCAGCGACAGGCGAAACTGGCCGGTTGGCGCGATGCGACGGGTCGCGTGGCGCCGCTGCCCCGCTAG
- a CDS encoding LysR family transcriptional regulator, protein MSSNLGAFDWNQIRAFLATVETGSLSAAARSLGLTQPTLSRQVAALERDLGVMLFERLGRALVLTSAGAELAGSVRDMGEAARRVSLAASSQSQSISGLVRISASDVVATYLLPNALKRLHEIAPSIQIDVVAANTVSDLMRREADIAIRHLRPTQPDLVARRCPDTTARLYAATSWLDRHGRPATGADLAGAALIGYTETGDLVAELNARGLPVTASSFTWTSGSVVVAWEMIRQGLGPGVMFSLVADADPSVEPVLPGIAPFPVPMWLATHRELHTSRRIRLVFDFLADMLMGAIGRD, encoded by the coding sequence ATGAGTAGCAACCTTGGCGCCTTCGACTGGAACCAGATCCGCGCCTTTCTCGCCACCGTGGAGACTGGCTCGTTGTCGGCGGCGGCGCGCAGCCTTGGCCTGACCCAGCCCACCCTAAGCCGGCAGGTCGCGGCGCTCGAGCGCGATCTTGGCGTGATGCTGTTCGAACGATTGGGCCGCGCGCTTGTGCTGACCAGTGCGGGGGCTGAGCTTGCTGGGTCCGTGCGCGACATGGGCGAAGCAGCGCGCCGTGTCTCGCTGGCAGCATCGAGCCAGTCGCAATCCATTTCCGGCCTGGTGCGCATTTCGGCCAGCGACGTGGTCGCCACTTATCTGCTGCCGAACGCCCTCAAGCGGCTGCACGAGATTGCCCCCAGCATCCAGATCGATGTGGTTGCCGCCAATACGGTGAGCGACTTGATGCGCCGCGAGGCCGATATCGCCATCCGGCATCTTCGCCCTACCCAGCCCGACCTGGTGGCGCGGCGCTGCCCGGATACGACGGCGCGCCTCTATGCGGCGACCAGCTGGCTTGATCGGCATGGACGCCCCGCCACGGGTGCCGACCTCGCTGGTGCCGCGCTGATCGGTTACACCGAAACCGGTGACCTTGTAGCGGAGCTCAATGCCCGGGGTCTGCCGGTGACGGCGAGCAGTTTCACCTGGACGTCGGGTAGCGTCGTCGTCGCCTGGGAAATGATCCGGCAGGGCCTTGGCCCCGGCGTCATGTTCAGCCTGGTCGCCGACGCCGATCCAAGCGTGGAACCGGTTTTGCCCGGGATAGCGCCCTTCCCCGTGCCGATGTGGCTCGCGACCCATCGCGAATTGCACACTAGTCGCCGCATCCGTCTGGTGTTCGACTTTCTCGCCGACATGCTCATGGGCGCGATCGGGAGAGACTGA
- a CDS encoding flagellar motor protein MotB: MAGYDQPIIIKKVKKAAHGHHGGAWKIAYADFVTAMMAFFLLLWLISMTTPEQKEGLADYFSPPNVSLTTSGAGGIMGGTALDTDGARMAGSSVDGMRDVSISPESTSKGQPDAGTGGREGDDGEADAAMGAANADLKSSNDQAFHSAAASIRQAWQALPDITEISDNLLLEVTEEGLDIQIVDQEGRPMFPEGSKYPTEEARVAIAALGPILQKLSNQITISGHVAAGGNYANPRYGSWELSADRANVVRALLGEFGLADDRIKSVSGRSTSDPFFPNDPYQAANERIKITVLNEAPPVPNNLGF; encoded by the coding sequence ATGGCCGGGTACGACCAGCCGATCATCATCAAGAAGGTCAAGAAGGCCGCCCATGGTCACCATGGCGGCGCCTGGAAGATCGCTTACGCCGACTTCGTGACGGCAATGATGGCCTTCTTCCTGCTGCTCTGGCTGATCAGTATGACCACGCCGGAGCAGAAGGAAGGGCTGGCCGACTATTTCTCGCCACCCAATGTGTCGCTGACCACAAGCGGCGCTGGCGGCATCATGGGCGGTACGGCCCTCGATACCGATGGTGCCCGCATGGCCGGCTCGTCCGTCGATGGTATGCGCGACGTCTCGATCTCGCCTGAAAGCACCAGCAAGGGTCAGCCAGATGCCGGCACCGGCGGTCGTGAGGGTGATGATGGCGAAGCCGATGCTGCAATGGGTGCCGCCAATGCGGACCTGAAGTCGAGTAACGATCAGGCCTTCCACAGCGCCGCCGCCAGCATTCGCCAGGCCTGGCAGGCCCTGCCGGATATCACCGAGATTTCCGACAACCTGCTGCTCGAAGTGACCGAAGAGGGCCTCGATATCCAGATTGTCGATCAGGAAGGGCGCCCGATGTTCCCGGAAGGGTCGAAATACCCCACCGAGGAAGCGCGCGTCGCCATCGCTGCCCTGGGACCGATCCTGCAGAAACTGTCCAACCAGATCACCATCTCGGGCCATGTCGCGGCAGGCGGCAACTACGCCAATCCTCGCTACGGCTCGTGGGAGCTATCCGCCGACCGCGCCAACGTCGTGCGTGCGCTGCTGGGAGAGTTCGGCCTGGCTGACGACCGCATCAAGTCGGTCAGTGGCCGCTCGACCTCCGACCCGTTCTTCCCCAACGACCCCTATCAGGCGGCCAACGAGCGCATCAAGATTACCGTGCTCAACGAGGCCCCACCGGTTCCGAACAACCTCGGTTTCTAG
- a CDS encoding DUF2277 domain-containing protein, with protein MCRNIKPLFNFEPPATVNEMHDASLQFVRKISGFAQPSHANEAAFHEAVEDIEKVLRKLLKSLETNAPPKDREVEAEKRREKSKLRFARA; from the coding sequence ATGTGCCGGAACATCAAGCCGCTGTTCAATTTTGAACCGCCCGCCACGGTGAACGAGATGCACGACGCTTCCTTGCAGTTCGTGCGCAAGATTTCCGGCTTTGCCCAGCCGTCCCATGCCAACGAAGCTGCCTTCCACGAGGCCGTGGAGGATATCGAGAAGGTGTTGCGCAAGCTGCTGAAGTCGCTTGAGACCAATGCACCACCCAAGGACCGCGAAGTCGAGGCGGAAAAGCGCCGGGAGAAGTCTAAACTGCGCTTCGCCCGCGCCTGA
- a CDS encoding DUF4238 domain-containing protein — MSSNRAPRRHHYIPRMILRNFINDMGGLHFWRRSFAVGDVKVTTPENLFLEDDLYTFIGDEGERDVSLEYGFSKLESTGAQFLRQLLGIVRAGKTPRMGNEVWEFLHHFRYYSDKRSAAWHSRFLSDDEFNAALEEVANQPRWTDADRAWMTDLEDVDRIKRNARIAAQASGPPEGLLVEMRSRGLAVYLAPRNAAFVLGDHPTAMAKVGPAAEEAPGGKISFMPVASDVALGYCSQAKTVHVEQLTREQLRTMNEAMTRQSVMIAGRSHALIASLSRVNYETPDYFTTSEYLLG, encoded by the coding sequence ATGTCTAGCAACAGAGCACCTCGCCGACACCACTACATTCCCCGGATGATCCTAAGGAATTTCATCAATGACATGGGAGGGCTGCATTTCTGGCGCCGAAGTTTTGCCGTTGGTGATGTAAAGGTCACCACACCGGAAAACCTGTTCTTGGAAGATGATCTCTACACCTTCATCGGCGACGAGGGTGAACGCGACGTCTCGTTGGAGTATGGCTTCTCGAAACTTGAGTCTACGGGAGCTCAATTCCTCCGCCAACTTCTCGGCATCGTCAGGGCGGGAAAGACGCCCAGAATGGGGAACGAAGTTTGGGAGTTCCTCCACCACTTCCGCTACTATTCGGACAAGCGATCTGCAGCCTGGCATTCCCGTTTCCTAAGCGATGACGAGTTTAACGCCGCTTTAGAAGAGGTTGCCAATCAGCCGCGCTGGACAGATGCCGACAGGGCCTGGATGACTGACCTTGAAGACGTCGACAGGATCAAGCGGAACGCCCGTATTGCTGCTCAAGCATCCGGTCCTCCCGAGGGGCTTCTTGTGGAGATGCGAAGCAGGGGTCTGGCTGTATACTTGGCACCGCGAAATGCCGCCTTCGTTCTTGGAGATCACCCCACCGCAATGGCCAAGGTCGGACCCGCTGCTGAAGAGGCACCTGGCGGCAAAATCTCGTTCATGCCGGTCGCGAGTGACGTTGCGCTCGGCTACTGCTCGCAAGCCAAGACAGTTCACGTAGAGCAGCTCACCAGGGAGCAACTTCGGACGATGAACGAGGCAATGACAAGGCAATCCGTGATGATCGCCGGGCGATCTCATGCTTTGATCGCCTCGTTGTCCCGAGTGAATTACGAAACCCCTGACTACTTCACGACCTCGGAATATCTGCTTGGATGA
- the clpS gene encoding ATP-dependent Clp protease adapter ClpS, translating into MAETGTKPRTKTVLKPARPPLHKVILVNDDFTPRDFVVRLLKAEFRVPEAQANVIMLTAHTKGACVVAVFTKEVAEEKATRATEAARNKGYPLLFTTEPEE; encoded by the coding sequence ATGGCAGAGACCGGCACCAAGCCCCGCACCAAGACCGTCCTCAAGCCCGCCAGACCGCCGCTGCACAAGGTTATCCTGGTCAATGACGATTTCACGCCGCGCGACTTCGTGGTGCGGCTGCTCAAGGCCGAGTTTCGCGTGCCCGAAGCGCAGGCCAACGTCATCATGCTGACGGCCCACACCAAGGGCGCGTGCGTGGTTGCCGTCTTCACCAAGGAAGTCGCCGAGGAGAAGGCCACGCGTGCCACTGAGGCGGCGCGCAATAAAGGCTATCCCCTGCTCTTCACCACCGAACCCGAGGAATGA
- a CDS encoding GNAT family N-acetyltransferase, translated as MTDLTFRDATPADIATIIQLSHAGDARGTDTPPLDPASLSDPRYRAAFDEITADANHQLVVAEKNGEVVGTIQLSFIPGMPNFGMRRGMLENVHIRADQRGTGLGTQMVQWAIERCREEDCGVVQLTSNKLRLDAHRFYEKLGFTKSHEGFKLKL; from the coding sequence ATGACTGACCTGACCTTTCGCGACGCCACGCCCGCCGATATCGCCACTATCATCCAGCTCAGCCATGCTGGCGACGCGCGTGGGACAGATACGCCACCGCTTGATCCGGCAAGTCTCAGCGATCCACGGTATCGCGCTGCTTTCGATGAAATCACCGCCGATGCCAACCACCAGTTGGTCGTGGCAGAAAAGAACGGCGAAGTAGTCGGCACCATTCAACTCAGCTTCATTCCGGGCATGCCCAATTTCGGCATGCGAAGGGGGATGCTGGAAAACGTCCATATCCGCGCCGACCAGCGCGGCACTGGCCTGGGTACGCAGATGGTGCAATGGGCAATCGAGCGGTGCCGGGAGGAAGACTGCGGCGTGGTGCAGTTGACCTCGAACAAGCTCCGACTGGACGCCCACCGCTTCTATGAGAAGCTCGGCTTCACCAAGAGCCACGAGGGCTTCAAGCTGAAGCTGTAG
- the motA gene encoding flagellar motor stator protein MotA, with protein MRLIIGIVVVVACVMGGYAGVGGHFIVLWQPMEFLIILGAAIGAFVIGNTGPVIKGTLGSFGTLFKGPKYKKAAYVELLAMQFSLYKLVQSKGILALEQHIENPHESTLFNRFPLFAKDHHAVEFVCDYLRMVTLGSNNVHEMEALMDEELETHHQEQHRIVAAVQALADGTPALGIVAAVLGVIHTMGAISEPPEVLGHMIGGALVGTFFGVFVAYGFFAPFAQSLGNIYQAESKYFQCLKAGMLAHISGQVPVMAIEFARKALLSEDRPTFAEVDAATSNMPAAT; from the coding sequence ATGCGTCTCATAATCGGTATCGTTGTGGTCGTTGCCTGCGTCATGGGCGGCTATGCCGGCGTTGGTGGGCACTTCATCGTGCTATGGCAGCCGATGGAATTTCTCATCATTCTGGGCGCGGCCATCGGCGCGTTCGTGATCGGCAATACCGGTCCGGTGATCAAGGGCACGCTGGGGTCCTTCGGCACGCTGTTCAAGGGGCCGAAATACAAGAAGGCCGCCTATGTCGAGCTGCTGGCAATGCAGTTCAGCCTCTACAAGCTCGTGCAATCCAAGGGCATCCTGGCGCTGGAGCAGCACATCGAAAATCCGCATGAATCGACGCTGTTCAACCGGTTTCCGCTTTTCGCCAAGGACCACCATGCCGTCGAGTTCGTGTGCGACTACCTGCGCATGGTGACGCTGGGTTCCAACAATGTGCATGAGATGGAAGCGCTCATGGACGAGGAACTCGAAACGCACCACCAGGAGCAGCACCGTATCGTGGCTGCCGTGCAGGCCCTGGCCGACGGCACGCCTGCTCTGGGCATCGTGGCCGCCGTGCTCGGCGTGATCCATACCATGGGCGCCATCAGCGAGCCGCCCGAAGTGCTGGGCCACATGATCGGTGGCGCTCTCGTGGGTACGTTCTTCGGCGTTTTCGTCGCCTATGGCTTCTTTGCGCCCTTTGCCCAGTCGTTGGGCAATATCTACCAGGCCGAATCCAAGTATTTCCAGTGCCTCAAGGCAGGCATGCTGGCCCATATCAGCGGTCAGGTGCCGGTCATGGCCATCGAATTTGCCCGCAAGGCGCTGCTGTCGGAAGACCGTCCGACCTTCGCCGAGGTTGATGCAGCGACATCCAACATGCCCGCTGCGACTTGA
- a CDS encoding DUF1328 family protein, which translates to MLKLLILLVVVALVSGALGFTGLAAGAAFAAKLVFGLMLAGIVILLALAFLGIAALT; encoded by the coding sequence ATGCTCAAGCTGCTCATTCTGCTCGTCGTCGTCGCCTTGGTCTCCGGTGCGCTGGGCTTTACTGGTCTGGCTGCAGGTGCCGCCTTTGCGGCCAAGCTCGTCTTTGGTTTGATGCTGGCGGGCATCGTCATCCTGCTGGCGCTGGCGTTCCTGGGGATCGCTGCGCTCACCTGA
- a CDS encoding sugar phosphate isomerase/epimerase, with amino-acid sequence MAQRLAILQSLWAMQNLRDEPVQPALEAQIERIKTASFDGLGAMWEDDAAARLVANIARAEGLIVEGTCLPDSLDALRDHINRAHRFPIHHLNVQLRMLPPTADAAVQLLETIRPIIAASDIPVYLETHRGRISNDLLVMVELIERLPDLKLLADLSHYVVARELELPIDADTAARISTILDHAWAFHGRVAGSGQVQLPISFPQHAPWFDQFERWWTEGFASWRRRAAPDARLTFTCELGPQPYAISGSDGRDLTDRWAESLLLKQMAERAWAQSQG; translated from the coding sequence ATGGCGCAAAGGCTTGCCATCCTGCAGTCACTCTGGGCCATGCAGAACCTGCGCGACGAGCCGGTCCAGCCGGCGCTGGAAGCCCAGATCGAGCGGATCAAGACCGCCAGCTTCGACGGGCTGGGCGCCATGTGGGAAGACGATGCCGCGGCGCGGCTGGTCGCCAATATCGCCAGGGCCGAGGGCCTGATTGTCGAAGGCACCTGCCTGCCCGATAGCCTCGATGCGCTGCGCGATCACATCAACCGCGCCCATCGCTTTCCGATCCATCATCTCAACGTGCAGCTTCGCATGCTGCCGCCAACGGCCGACGCCGCGGTGCAACTGCTCGAAACCATCCGCCCGATCATCGCCGCCTCGGACATTCCGGTCTATCTCGAAACCCATCGCGGCCGCATTTCCAACGACCTGCTGGTCATGGTGGAACTGATCGAGCGCCTGCCTGATCTCAAGCTGCTGGCCGACCTGTCGCATTATGTGGTGGCCCGCGAGCTCGAACTGCCCATCGACGCGGACACCGCCGCCCGGATCTCGACCATTCTCGACCATGCCTGGGCCTTTCACGGTCGCGTCGCCGGCAGCGGACAGGTGCAGTTGCCGATCAGCTTCCCGCAGCATGCGCCATGGTTCGACCAGTTCGAACGCTGGTGGACGGAGGGCTTCGCCAGCTGGCGCCGCCGTGCCGCGCCTGACGCCCGCCTCACCTTCACCTGCGAACTGGGTCCGCAGCCCTATGCCATATCGGGCAGCGATGGCCGCGACCTCACCGACCGCTGGGCCGAGTCGCTGCTGCTCAAGCAGATGGCCGAGCGGGCCTGGGCGCAATCGCAGGGCTAA
- a CDS encoding class I SAM-dependent methyltransferase, protein MAMAEASRFWDRMADKYARQPIADEAAYRTKLQATQRYFRPDMEVLDFGCGTGGTAIIHAPFVRHITAIDFSEGMLDIARTKAREARVDNVSFERADIGDMAEEHGRYDAILGLSILHLLPDKAAVIAKVFRMLKPGGYFISSTTCIGDTMPFFKFLAPIGKALGALPHLDVMTSAQLVHSLSSAGFAIVHQWQPGKGKAVFIVAQKPVVA, encoded by the coding sequence ATGGCGATGGCTGAAGCAAGCAGGTTTTGGGACCGGATGGCCGACAAGTATGCGCGTCAGCCCATTGCCGACGAAGCCGCCTATCGCACCAAGCTCCAGGCCACGCAGCGCTACTTCCGGCCCGACATGGAGGTGCTTGATTTTGGCTGTGGTACCGGCGGCACGGCCATCATCCACGCTCCATTCGTCCGGCACATCACGGCGATCGATTTCTCCGAAGGCATGCTCGACATCGCCCGAACCAAGGCCAGGGAAGCAAGGGTCGACAATGTCAGCTTCGAGCGCGCCGATATCGGGGATATGGCAGAGGAGCACGGCCGCTACGATGCCATTTTGGGTCTCAGCATCCTGCACCTGCTGCCCGACAAGGCCGCTGTCATCGCCAAGGTCTTTCGCATGCTGAAGCCGGGTGGTTACTTCATCTCCAGCACGACATGCATCGGCGACACGATGCCATTCTTCAAATTCCTCGCGCCGATCGGCAAGGCGCTTGGCGCCCTGCCGCACCTGGATGTGATGACCAGCGCGCAACTGGTGCACAGCCTGTCGTCAGCGGGCTTTGCCATTGTCCATCAATGGCAGCCGGGCAAGGGCAAGGCCGTGTTCATCGTCGCGCAGAAGCCCGTTGTGGCCTAA